The genomic stretch TGATGTTTTTGTATCTCAGTCATCCTATAACTTATCCAGGATCTCTTTTTACATCGTCATCCCGCAAGAAGCGTAGCGAAGATGCGGGATCTCCTTAACCGGCTTGGGATATCGATAAGGGAGATCTCGGGTCTAAGCCCGCGATGACTGATCTGTATATACCGACGTAGTTCACAAATCGGCCGCCCGGTCTATCGGGCAATCGCAAATGAACCTTACACCGCATGTTCGAGGCGGAGCCTCCATCCGGCATTGCACAGCAGAGCAGCGCAACAAGGGGGGAAATTTTAAGATCCATTGTCCCAAACATTCCCTGGCTAAGATCCTTCGGGGGTACCCTCAGGATGACTTGGTGATTATATGGTTGAGGATATTACCTAAGAGTCCTTTCCCCTTCTGAAGGGGAACTTGTGCTGGACGGGATTCAGTAAGGCAGAAAAGGGGTCTGTCGCTAAGTGATATAAGTTCTTATAAACACATTCCCATTTCAAGGATCTTGCTTCGTCGTTATCCATCCCAATCTTATGTTCAGCAAACCGGCCTCCTCGCAAAGACGCTATTTTTTAGATTGGAAAATATGTTCACCAAGAAAAGCCCTAATCCAGTAAACCAGGGAAGCCGTTCAGGGCTTCGCTTACTGTCAGCTTCACATCCTAAACTTCAGATACTTAATCGTTTTTCCTTTTTCGAGGTGCATACTTTCATAATAGGTGATAATGGAAAGCTCGGGATCATCCGGCCGATTTTTGTGAACATTGGGTTCATCATCCAACAGCTCAAGTCCCTCTTGCTCAATGATTTCTTTTGTGTACTCATAGAGCACATCACTGTCGGTTTTCAGGTTAATGACTGCGCCTGGCTTCATCACTTTTCGATATACTTCCAGAAACTTGGGTGCCGTCAGCCTTTTTCTCTCTTTCTTGATATAGGGATCTGAAAATACAATCCATGCTTCGTCGACTTCATCCTTTCCCAAAAACTGATCGAGATGATCGATAAAACACCGCAAAAAGCGCACATTCCCCAGATTCTTTTCAAGGGCTTCGGTGGCTCCCACCCACATGCGGTTTCCTTTGATATCCAATCCCACATAGTTTTTATCGGGGTGAAGTTGAGCCAATCCAACCGAATACTCTCCTTTACCACAGGCTAATTCCAGTACGATTGGCTGATCATTTCCAAAAATATCCGAATTCCATTTTCCTCTGGGGGCAGGATTATCTTCATCAAAATCGGTATACACGAGCGTATTTTCGAGCTTGGGCAACTCTTCCATCC from Gracilimonas sp. encodes the following:
- the trmB gene encoding tRNA (guanosine(46)-N7)-methyltransferase TrmB encodes the protein MPKIKEERMEELPKLENTLVYTDFDEDNPAPRGKWNSDIFGNDQPIVLELACGKGEYSVGLAQLHPDKNYVGLDIKGNRMWVGATEALEKNLGNVRFLRCFIDHLDQFLGKDEVDEAWIVFSDPYIKKERKRLTAPKFLEVYRKVMKPGAVINLKTDSDVLYEYTKEIIEQEGLELLDDEPNVHKNRPDDPELSIITYYESMHLEKGKTIKYLKFRM